The following is a genomic window from Labeo rohita strain BAU-BD-2019 chromosome 15, IGBB_LRoh.1.0, whole genome shotgun sequence.
ttttaaattaacttaaattgataaaaaagtgatagcaaagacttgttagaaaagttatattttgaataaatgccgttctttttaactttttattcttcaaaaaaaaaaaaaagaatcacatgttccaaaaaacaatattaagcagcacaactgtttccaacattgaaaTGGAGACCAGCATAATggctaatgaaaattcagcgtttGTATCatagaaataatttttatttttaaatatattaacatagatAACCAttactttatattgtaataagatttcacatattactgtttttttttttttttttgtttttttttggaatctgtgataatataaactaccatttaaaagttggtcagtacattttaaattaagttaaattgataaaaagtgatagcaaacaCTTGTTAgaaaagttatattttgaataaatgctgttctttttaattttttattcttcaaaaaatcctgaaaaaagaatcacgttccaaaaaacaatattaagcagcacagctgtttccaacattgaaaTGGAGACCGGCATAATggctaatgaaaattcagcgtttgtatcatagaaataaattttatttttaaatatattaacacaGATAACCAttactttatattgtaataagatttcacaatattagtgtttttttttttttttttttataaataaatgcagccttgatgagcataagaaatcaGAAAtcgtaagaaaaaaaaatcattaaaatcctACTGATGCTTGCTGGGACGGTTTTCTTGTTTACGCAGATAATAACTCTCAGTATTCATCCTCGTGTTCATCAGAAGCCAAGAAACCAGGCTGTCTTAATAATTGTCCGACAATAAGTTAACAATAGCGGCCTTTCTTAACCCCCCTAATCATATGGTGCCGTCCAGTGGGCAAAGCGTGCCTGGGGTAAAGATGGGGCCAGCAGAGGCACGCGTTGCTCTCATTAGAATCACAATAGAAAATCACTAAAGCACGAGCAACAGTTTGGAACACGCGTGTCTCCTGTGTTTACCCCTAACACGGCGCAGTAAAGCGCGACAGAAcctgtctttaaaaaaatacttttacctTCAGTtcttaattttgagtttttgtaacCGATTTAGCGCATTAGACGTGCAAGTCATTTATATAAGAAAGGcgtttaaatttattaaaattaagaaatgagTGAAGACGGTAAGGAAATATTCTTATGTGCGCATATTATCGTGGTGGCAAGGtggtgtgcgcgtgtgtgtacACATCAAGAAAGCGAAGCGCAAACACAGTGCGCAGGTGCAAGGATTATCATACAGCTGTACGGAGAGCCCCCTCCCAGCACACGTACTCACACTCTTACTCCAGAAAGCAATTATCTGCAATCTTAAATGCCCTGCGCAACAGCCCCATCCCCCCCCCGAATCATTTCAGCCTCTTTACCAAAGACCTACAATCCAAACCCAAGATAACAAAAGAGCCCTCCGGATCTTTCCAGGGCACAATAAAGCGCTTGCCGGTTTAACGACTCACACGCGTCAGAACAATTACAGATTTTAGGGCTGAATTAAAGGGGATGTACGAATCCCCTCCACCCGGCCCACCCCCACCCCCTCGATCGGTGACGAACATTAAAAacgtaaacaaacttttttttttagaaaatcacAGAAAACACAAAGTGTGCGTAGTTGCGTAGAATAAAACACTTCGTAACTACAAACTGATGTCTAATAAACCATGCACGTTCTCAAATAGGCTAGAGgcacatatttcagaaaaaaagtaggGTGTATTCCTATATAAATTAGGAGCACAACGTGATTTGGCTTTCGAGTtcttttataaaacaatgttaatatttaactaAGGTCAAGCTGTTGCCAACATTAGCCTACTTTTGAAAAGTTTCCAAATGCCTGTGTTATACACGGTTTATGTTGTTCTGTAGTATCTCTTTTACTATAAAATGAGCCTAAAGCGTCCTGGTGTTCAGGGAATCATCAAACGAATCCAAAGCTTTTTACAAGTTGCGCTTAGGCCACGCCTCCTCTTTGGCTCCCAGGCTATTTATACGCAAACGCACTCCAGTCTCCACTAAACGTAACTTACGGGTCCAAAGTCCCCTGGAGCTAGGAATCTGTTTCTCTTTGCTTTGTAAACTCCAACATAGACGACATTAAGATTTGATTTTAATAGTAAGTCGTTTTGCTTTGAATTCCgagattttttaattaactaacgttactttttaattcttaaatcgTGGATACCACTACAAACATTCATATCGGACTACTCCCGCAGTCTGCTATCGCTCAGTAGCAGACAAGAAGATCCAAAAAATGGCTCGTTTTTTATTAAcgtgttttttaattttgttatcaGCGCAACTGGTGAGTATTCACACTTATTTGAATGTaagcctctttttttttaagtgcgtCCACAGCGTGCTAATATCACTCCTGTTTTATTTCCATAGACGGAATCTTCCGGTGTGTTTGAGTTGAAAGTGCACTCTTTCACAAGCACAAACAGTGTGTGCAAAGGGTCCAGCGACTGCCAGGTCTTTTTCCGCGTTTGCCTGAGGCACTCCCATAACATCATACAGCCGAAGCAGCCGTGCACTTACGGCAGTGGAATGACAGGAATATTCAGCGCAGACTCCATCTCCAGCAGCGCGCACATCCGCGTACCTTTCAATTTCAAGTGGCCGGTGAGTATCTTAAAATGACGTTGCATTCATGATCAGTTCGTATTTACGTATACACGTATGCATGTGATATTAAACAGGGTGTTTTGGCATTACAGGGAATCGTTTCATTGATAATCGAAGCTTGGAACGCAGAGTCCTCTGATCAGTCAACAGGTATGCGCCCTACTTTTACCCCACCTGTGTACTTTTAGTAAGTTGCACAACATGTATTTGTTAGCTAAAGATCATTGTGTTAACGaatattttgtttgatttacTTCAGAGAACATTAACAACATGATCAGCCGTTTGGCCACCAAAAGAAGACTCGCCATAGGCGAGAACTGGTCTCAGGACGTGCATCACGGAGATCAAAGCGAACTGCACTTTTCCTATCGCGTCGTGTGCGATGAATTCTACCACGGCGAGGAATGCTCGGATTTCTGCCGGCCACGGAACGATGCGTTCGGCCACTTCAACTGTGACGCCGCTGGGAACAGAATTTGCCTGCCTGGATGGAAAGGCGATTATTGCGCAGAACGTAAGTAACAAGTAAATAACGCGGGCAAGTTCAACGGCCTCACGAAACTTCCAAGTTTGCTTTTGTTCAGTGTAACAATAGAGGCAAAGAGCATGATTTAACAAGGACACGCGCTGAAACCTAATATGCTTTGCCTTCCGTGAAAAAGACGGCATGTGTTTCTTTTGTGTGCGTCCCAGCTGCTTAGTTTAGTACTTAACAAATACTTGATGTGCCTGAGCCTCCAGAAGGGGGGTTGTTTTATGATTCCCAGTCATTCTAATGTCcccctttctctccctctccttTTTAAACAGCCATCTGCTCGTCTGGCTGTAGCGAGAAGTACGGTTATTGTGAGGCCCCCGGTGAGTGCAAGTGCCGCCTCGGGTGGCAGGGCCCCCTCTGCGACGAGTGCCAGCGATACCCGGGGTGCCTGCACGGCACCTGCAACCAGCCCTTTCAGTGCACTTGTAAGGAAGGCTGGGGCGGCCTGTTCTGCAACGAGGATTTGAACTTCTGCACCAATCACAAGCCCTGCAAGAACGACGCCACCTGTACCAACACCGGCCAGGGGAGCTACACCTGCATCTGCAAGCCTGGCTTCAGCGGCAAAAACTGCGAGATCGAGACCAACGAGTGCGACAGCAACCCGTGCAAGAACGGAGGCAGTTGCAATGTAAGCAGCCCTGTTGTGAAACTATACGCTTGAGTCTTGTCCTTGGAGGAGCTCGAATGTTAATggcttttgcttttttcttctCAGGATCAGGTGAATGATTACACCTGCACGTGCCCTCAAGGCTTCTACGGAAAGAACTGTGAGGTCATTGACATGACTTGTGCTGACAAACCCTGCTTCAATGGAGGAACCTGCGTGGAGAAGGGCAGCCGTGGCTACTCTTGCCGCTGCCCTCCTGGATACATGGGCTCCAACTGTGAGAAGAAAATCGACCGATGCAGCAGCGACCCCTGTGCTAATGGTAAGCATATTTTTCTCTTATCTTCAGCAAACATTTCAGCCTACAGCGACATGCCGAACAGtcagtttttttatgttttgagaTGCAACCGCTGTGCGTGACGTACTACTCATGCATGATAGAACAGACGCCAGTGAGGCTCCTACACTGACACGAATAACAAGATAGATTTGCATTCCCAAGGGTTATTAATTACTTGCCCTGGTTTACTTCTTTGCTTTAATGTGGTTCCCTCGtgtcttttgatttttttaaaggtggCCAGTGTCTCGATTTGGGCAACCGACTGACGTGCCGATGCCGCCCTGGATTCTCAGGCTCGCGTTGCGAAATCAACATTGACGACTGTGCCAACAACCCTTGCCAAAACGCTGGAACCTGCGTGGATGGCATCAACGGCTATACCTGCACATGCACGCTCGGTTTCTCAGGCAAAAACTGCGCTATCCGCTCTGACGCCTGCAGCCTCATGCCTTGCGAGAACGGAGGGACCTGCTACACCCACTTCTCCGGGCCCGTCTGCCAGTGTCCACCAGGCTTCATGGGCACACGATGCGAGTATAAAGACAAGCCCGTCGTTGCGAGCCCTCCGCTTCCACCGGCCCTGGTGGTTTCGTTCACTCTAGGCCTCATCACTCTTACACTAGTGGTGTGCGCTGCCATTGTGGTTCTGAGACAAATGCGGCAAGGCCGCAAAACCGCCTCCACCACCGTGCGCAACGATTTGGAGACTGTGAACAACCGCGTCTCTTTGACTCCAACTTCAACTTTAGGCCGAGAGAAGGATGCCTTGCTCCTTCCTGGCGGTCCGTTCAAGGTGTCTAATAAAGATGTGGCACTCAGATCCACCACTGTGGACACTCATTCCAGTGACAAATCAAATTACAAACAGAAGATGGTGGATTACAATACGAGTATTGACGAAAAACCTACAAACAACAAACTAGACATGTAAGTACACGTTCACGTCTTGCTTTCTTGGGCTCTTTGTTACTGCTCTTTGATTGATGTTAGTGTGCAAAACTAACGttgatgtgtttttttgcatttcaggaAAAACTCTGAATCTACATTGCTGGTTCCACCTTTGAACTATCCAAAAGAGGGAGTGTATCACCCTGTGTACATCATTCCTGAACATATAGAGCAATGTATATTTGCTACTGAGGTGAGCATCttcagattttctttttattaagtACTTTAATTGCTCTTAATCACGATTTCTTAATGCTTTGAAAGCACACGCATTAACGCATTTCTGTTCTTTCTCAGGTTTGACAGTATTCTTCAATTCTGGAGCACCTCAATCACCAACGGGCTTAGGGCCTAAAATGTTTACAGTCTTAAAGGACAAAGACGTGAAGAGAGAATATATTATAtctacattatattatttatttattcatgctgctGAGTTAAAGGACTACTTTACTTTGATACGGACAATGATTTTGCGAAGACAAAGCAAGAGACTTGAAGACTTGAGGAACAACTTGCATTATTTGCACtatttccttttccttttttttaatgacccaaatagaatttatatatatatttcatcatatttaaaatgtacagtctAAGAACTCTCTGGAAGAGCTGGGAAGAATCAAGGATTCGTTAATCACAGAAGCCTTGAAAAGGAAGAAAACAGGCATCCTGAAGTTCATCTCACTCTGGGAATCACATGAAGCCCAATCAATCAGTCTTATGGGTGGAGGAGGTGCAACTGAAGGATCTGGAACTGTGACCAtggagtatttttatttttattttcggATATGGCTCGAAATGCTATTTATAAACGGATCTGTGATGAGAAGCAATCGAAGCTGTGGACAATGTGAACAAATGGAAATCTACAGTTAAATACGACTGATTTTACTTAGTGCCTACAATGGATTTGACTATCACTCAAACCAAACCCAATTTTATTTAAGTGCCTCGACTTTCAATGTGTTATAGCTCAATGAAAAAGGTACTCCttagaaacactgaaaaaaacaaacttaactCTAGTGGAGTATGTTTTTCGACTGAACATGTTTGAGTTGACTTGGGTACAAATTGTTTAACCTGCAGTGGGTGATGGATGCCGTTGTGTACAGCTTTCATCCTGTCAAAATTCACTGCTGTTTCCGACATTCCCAAGGCTCGAAATTACCATTTGGTTCAAACTGATAGCCTCATCATTGTCAAGATTTCCTGGTTTTGTGAACCtctgcatttttcaaaaagaaaaaaaatgtaagatcaagattagaatttttttcttttctttttttatgtggcatttgtttctttaatttttaaaaaccatttaaacCAAATagatacttttatattttatactgtcTTTCTTAATTTAACAATGCAATATTGTACAAAATCTTGAGATATTCCTACTATTTAATTCGActgtaaataatttgtatttatgaaagataaatgtatatgtatatatatgtatatgtattgtGCCTTTCATCACGAGgccagaaatatatattttttcatacaataaatcctgaaataatttactttgCATCatgacttgttttctttcatatgaaacttttgaaatatacagtattatttGAGGCACTCaaacacagctattaaaaaaaggttcataCGCTCACTGACGCTCCGGAAGGAAACCCGATGCGTTAAGAGCcgggg
Proteins encoded in this region:
- the dlc gene encoding delta-like protein C, which gives rise to MARFLLTCFLILLSAQLTESSGVFELKVHSFTSTNSVCKGSSDCQVFFRVCLRHSHNIIQPKQPCTYGSGMTGIFSADSISSSAHIRVPFNFKWPGIVSLIIEAWNAESSDQSTENINNMISRLATKRRLAIGENWSQDVHHGDQSELHFSYRVVCDEFYHGEECSDFCRPRNDAFGHFNCDAAGNRICLPGWKGDYCAEPICSSGCSEKYGYCEAPGECKCRLGWQGPLCDECQRYPGCLHGTCNQPFQCTCKEGWGGLFCNEDLNFCTNHKPCKNDATCTNTGQGSYTCICKPGFSGKNCEIETNECDSNPCKNGGSCNDQVNDYTCTCPQGFYGKNCEVIDMTCADKPCFNGGTCVEKGSRGYSCRCPPGYMGSNCEKKIDRCSSDPCANGGQCLDLGNRLTCRCRPGFSGSRCEINIDDCANNPCQNAGTCVDGINGYTCTCTLGFSGKNCAIRSDACSLMPCENGGTCYTHFSGPVCQCPPGFMGTRCEYKDKPVVASPPLPPALVVSFTLGLITLTLVVCAAIVVLRQMRQGRKTASTTVRNDLETVNNRVSLTPTSTLGREKDALLLPGGPFKVSNKDVALRSTTVDTHSSDKSNYKQKMVDYNTSIDEKPTNNKLDMKNSESTLLVPPLNYPKEGVYHPVYIIPEHIEQCIFATEV